The segment ATGACCTCCATGTATTTTTCCGCTAAAATTAGAATGTGATGGTAACATTAACTGGGTGATTGTAACTTGAGATTCACGAATATTTTTAAATTTATTTTTTATTTCATCCATAATTCAAAAATACAATTCTTTTTTTTCGATGAGTTTAAAAATCACTAAAAAGGAATAGTTTTTAACTAAAAATATTTCTTTTAAAAATTCATTATTTCCGTTTTTACCACCTTTTTATTTTAATAAAGCATTAATATTTGTTTTATTTGTTTTGAAATTGATAGATTATTTCATTAAATTTAAACTTTTATAATAAATATTAAGAATTTATCAATAAAAAAGAATCTTAACTAAAAAAAATAAAATCAAGACTTATGAAAAAACATTACTTTTTTAAATTATTATTATTGATGATTCCTTTTTCAGCATTTTTATTAATTTCAAGTTCGGGTGGTAGAGATGATGGCCGCTCTGGCTCTCCTGGTGATGGAGGTGCTAGTTGTACAGCTTGTCATGCTGGTAACGCAGACCTTGGGGCTTCAGCATCAATTACAACAAATATACCTGCAGCTGGGTATGATTTAAATACTGATTATACAATAACAGTAAACTCAACTTCATCTTCTTCAAAATTAGGATTTCAACTAACTGCTGAAAATGGTTCTGACACTAAAGTAGGTTCTTTTGTGGCTGGTTCTGGATCTAGAGTAACTGGACAAAGAATTACACAATCTAGTCCTTCAACTACTGGAGATTGGTCTTTTACTTGGAAATCGCCAGCAACAAATGAAGGAAGTGTTACATTTTATACAGCAGTAAATGCAACAAATGGTAATGGAGGGACTTCTGGTGATCAAGTTGTTCTTGCAAATACGGCTGTTGGAGTTTTAGGCATTTCAGATGTAAAACGTTTAGACTTTGATGTGTATCCAAACCCATCATCAGAAAACGTAACATTTCAGTTACCTTCTGGTTCAGAGAGAGCTACAGTAGAATTTTATGATTATTTAGGAAGATTGTCATTATCTGATAAAGTATCAATTTCTAATAGTAAAATTAATGTACAAGACTTAAGTTCTGGTGTTTATATTATAAAAGTCCTTACGGATGATAAAATAGGAAGCCAAAAGTTTATCAAAAAATAAATTTTTAATTCAAATTTTTCTAAAACCGATTGTATTTGTAGCAATCGGTTTTTTTTATGCACTATTTAAAGTAAATTTGTAATGCTACAAAATACACGAAAATGAACTATATATTATTTGATGGCGATGTTAGAAATTCGTTATTACCTTTTACATACACAAAACCTGTTGCAGATATTAGAGTAGGTATTTTAACCATAAGAGAAAAATGGGAAAAACATTTAGGCTTAACAACTACAACAGTTACAGAAGAATATTTAGAAGAAAAATATCCAATGGTAGAATTGGAAGAAAATATTTTAATTAATGCTTCATTCTGTCCAACTGAAAATTTGGTAGAAAAGGTTAAAAACTTATCAGAAAACGAAGCTATTTTTAAAGGGGAAGATGTTATTGCTTTTTTTACTACTGATTCTCAAGAGGAAGTAAATTTTGATGAATATACTCAGATTGAGTTTGAAGAAGAATTGATTCAAATTAAAAACACTTGGGATATTTTTTCTTTAAATGATAAAGCAATTCAGGAAGATTTTAACTTTCTTACAGAAGGAAGAACATCTCAACCTATACCTGAAGGAACAAGATGTATTAACAAAGAGAATATTTTTATAGAAGAAGGTGCTGAAGTTGTTTTTGCAAATTTAAATGCTTCTACGGGCCCTATTTATATAGGTAAAGATGCCTTAGTTATGGAAAACTCATCTGTTAGAGGTCCGTTTGCAATGTGTGAAAATTCAGTTTTAAAAATGGGCGCAAAAGTATACGGAGCTACAACTTTAGGACCTCATTGTAAGGTAGGAGGAGAAGTGAGTAATTCTGTTTTATTTGCATTTTCTAATAAAGGACATGATGGCTATTTAGGGAATTCTGTGATAGGAGAATGGTGTAACTTAGGAGCAGATACAAACATTTCTAATCTTAAAAATAATTATGCTGAAGTAAAACTATGGGATTATGAAACAGGTCGTTTTGCAAAAACGGGTTTGCAGTTTTGTGGTTTAATGATGGGAGATCATTCTAAATGTGGAATTAATACCATGTTTAATACAGGAACTGTTATTGGTGTAAGTGCCAATATTTTTGGTAGTGGATTTCCACGTAATTTTGTCCCTTCTTATAGTTGGGGAGGAGCTTCTGGTTTTACAGAATATAAAACCGATAAAGTTTTTGAAGTTGCTACTGTAGTTATGAAACGTAGGAGTATCATTTTTGACGAAAAAGAACAAAAAATTCTTGAACACATTTTTGAAGAAACAAAACAATATAGAAATTATTAAGTCTTAGAAACAAACTTTTAAAAGTAAAAAAACCTTAAAATGAATTTTCATTTTAAGGTTTTTTTACTTTTCTTTTTGTGATAAAGTAGAAGACTTTTTAATTTCTGTCTACAACACTTCCAGAACCAACAGATTTACTGTCTATATGTTTAGGATTTCCTTTGTAATAAATATTTCCAGAGCCAACTAAATTTGCTTTTATTTTAGTTTTTACAGTCGTTTTAATGCTTCCAGAACCTGCAACATTTGCACGAACTTCATTTGTTTTTAATTCATAGGCTTTAATTCCTCCAGAGCCAGCAATAGTACAATTTAATTCATTTGTGTTACCAGACAAGTCAATATTACCAGACCCACCAATAGAAGCTCTTAAAGAGTCTGAATCTACTTTTAAAGTAATATTACCAGAACCTCCTAAACGTACATTAAAATCGGTGCTTTTTATAAGGTCTTCACTTGAAATATTACCAGAACCACCTAAACTTATGCTTCTAATATCAGAAAAGGTAACAGTAACAGTTACTCTTTTTGTAGTTCTAATATTTGTGTTTTTTTTGTAGTTAATCTTAAGTTTATTTCCAGAAACTTCAGTTTCTATAAAAGGAATAATATTCTCTTCACCTTCAATAGAAATTTCACCTTCTTTTCCTTTTATAAGAATAACATCAAAAGAACCACCTGCAGTTATACCCTCATAATCTGAAGTTGTTCTTTTGACAGTAACAACTTTTCCGTTCCCTTTTATTTTTTCACTATTTCCCCACCAATCTTGTGCATTTACTGCAAATGTGATTGTTAAAATTAAGCCAGTTAAAAGTATTTTCTTATTCATAATATTAGTTTTTGATTGACTATTAGTACTTCTCTTTAATGCTTACGCCACCATATTGAGATTTAATTTTTAAAGTTGAGTTCGTGTTTCCTTTACCATATTTACCCTCGTAATATTTCTTTGTAGATTTAGTAATGCTTTTAAAAATAGCCATTTTATCATCATCTCTTTTAAAACCTGCATATTGTAAATCTATTTCAAAATTAAAAACCACATCCGATGCTACTTCAATTCTAATGCCTGTATATTGAGTAGAAATAGTAATATTTTCGAAGCCTTTTACTAACTCTTTAATAGCTATAGATCCATAATCTGCGTCTATATTTAAATTTTTTCTAATCGTACCAAATTTCATGCTTACATAATCAGAATTCCCTCTAACTGAATTTGCATCACCAATATCTATAGAACCATAATCAGTATTAAAAGCTACATTTTTTGTTTTTTCTAATTTTATAGTTGAATAATCTGCATTTATACTTATTTCTTGAGAAGTTTCTATTGTAAGTTTAGAGTAATCTAGATTTAGATCTCCACTTTTCATATAATTTATATTTGAAGTTGAGCAATAATCTAAATTGATATTATTATCGGAAGCAGATAAATCTCCAATTGAAATTTTTCCATAATCGCAATTAATATCAGCTTTCCCAGATAAATTATCTAAATAAATACTTCCATAGTCATTATCTAAGT is part of the Polaribacter sp. SA4-10 genome and harbors:
- a CDS encoding choice-of-anchor V domain-containing protein codes for the protein MKKHYFFKLLLLMIPFSAFLLISSSGGRDDGRSGSPGDGGASCTACHAGNADLGASASITTNIPAAGYDLNTDYTITVNSTSSSSKLGFQLTAENGSDTKVGSFVAGSGSRVTGQRITQSSPSTTGDWSFTWKSPATNEGSVTFYTAVNATNGNGGTSGDQVVLANTAVGVLGISDVKRLDFDVYPNPSSENVTFQLPSGSERATVEFYDYLGRLSLSDKVSISNSKINVQDLSSGVYIIKVLTDDKIGSQKFIKK
- a CDS encoding GlmU family protein, which encodes MNYILFDGDVRNSLLPFTYTKPVADIRVGILTIREKWEKHLGLTTTTVTEEYLEEKYPMVELEENILINASFCPTENLVEKVKNLSENEAIFKGEDVIAFFTTDSQEEVNFDEYTQIEFEEELIQIKNTWDIFSLNDKAIQEDFNFLTEGRTSQPIPEGTRCINKENIFIEEGAEVVFANLNASTGPIYIGKDALVMENSSVRGPFAMCENSVLKMGAKVYGATTLGPHCKVGGEVSNSVLFAFSNKGHDGYLGNSVIGEWCNLGADTNISNLKNNYAEVKLWDYETGRFAKTGLQFCGLMMGDHSKCGINTMFNTGTVIGVSANIFGSGFPRNFVPSYSWGGASGFTEYKTDKVFEVATVVMKRRSIIFDEKEQKILEHIFEETKQYRNY
- a CDS encoding head GIN domain-containing protein, translated to MNKKILLTGLILTITFAVNAQDWWGNSEKIKGNGKVVTVKRTTSDYEGITAGGSFDVILIKGKEGEISIEGEENIIPFIETEVSGNKLKINYKKNTNIRTTKRVTVTVTFSDIRSISLGGSGNISSEDLIKSTDFNVRLGGSGNITLKVDSDSLRASIGGSGNIDLSGNTNELNCTIAGSGGIKAYELKTNEVRANVAGSGSIKTTVKTKIKANLVGSGNIYYKGNPKHIDSKSVGSGSVVDRN